One window from the genome of Spiractinospora alimapuensis encodes:
- a CDS encoding sugar isomerase domain-containing protein — protein MVETKGNTPVSTLPSTYLDKTIALLERLRDEEIPAVGEAGAVIARAIADGGRLFAFGCSHSSLPVQDIVYRAGGLILANPVYGPGIAAVDTRPTTLGSDIEKLSGYAKAILDNGPIRAGDVLIVVSVSGRNAVPIEMAQLARERGVTVIGVTSHEYTDAVTSRHESGKKMKDFADYVLDNKVGVGDAVLETEGVPQKFAPASGVTTAALLHALMASVIEELLARDITPPVFLAANVDGGAEWNAKLLDEYADRIFYL, from the coding sequence ATGGTCGAAACGAAGGGAAACACACCAGTGTCGACGTTGCCATCGACCTATCTGGACAAGACGATCGCGCTGCTGGAAAGGCTGCGCGACGAGGAGATCCCCGCGGTGGGGGAAGCGGGTGCCGTCATCGCACGCGCCATCGCGGACGGCGGGCGCCTGTTCGCCTTCGGATGCTCCCACTCGTCCTTGCCGGTGCAGGACATCGTCTACCGGGCGGGCGGCCTCATCCTCGCCAACCCGGTGTACGGGCCGGGCATCGCCGCGGTGGACACCCGTCCGACCACGTTGGGCTCCGACATCGAGAAGCTGTCGGGCTACGCCAAGGCCATTCTGGACAACGGTCCGATTCGTGCCGGGGACGTCCTGATTGTGGTGTCCGTCTCAGGCCGGAACGCCGTGCCGATCGAGATGGCCCAGCTGGCGCGGGAACGCGGCGTCACCGTGATCGGTGTCACCTCACACGAGTACACCGATGCCGTGACCTCGCGGCACGAATCCGGTAAGAAGATGAAGGACTTCGCCGACTACGTGCTCGACAACAAGGTCGGCGTGGGGGACGCCGTACTGGAGACCGAGGGCGTGCCCCAGAAGTTCGCTCCCGCATCCGGCGTCACCACGGCGGCTCTGCTGCACGCGCTGATGGCGTCGGTCATCGAGGAACTCCTCGCTCGGGACATCACCCCTCCCGTGTTCCTCGCGGCCAACGTCGACGGCGGGGCCGAATGGAACGCGAAGCTCCTCGACGAGTACGCGGACCGCATTTTCTACTTGTGA
- a CDS encoding tetratricopeptide repeat protein, with protein MAEENRNELSGAARDVVQTGPVKNLTVNLNEVPRPESVRILPQPDPKYANRTRELAACAAYVDAFRASHGGGLVLVQGAADIGKSAFLREAAHRHADDFSDVVHLALSRFRDDAGDTDYDAALDSVLRGLGVPSEERSRSRTRSAPRPLAALSRAGQARTILLTVDDVVDYGELRLLTRTPDATVRLVVIAACAAEFSGTEEAHAAGADIVLLEEFAEPDSMELLRSFPDVSAKLDRADAGHAADLIALCQGLPSVLRMVAAHLATQPTLGVEEFVAAADAEMFRDPALVPAEAVVRLGVGGLDPDQVEVLSQLAAYPGRFKPPEIAALVGEGSSAAVDALVRADLVRPTGEGNDVEMVELVQAHARLLLKKSSHDRIERANKAVVQFANVTHREADRRIGGDRLRFGHLLDATKLTIPTANHRLPFGTATEAAAWQDQHLAQVPTVMRMAEEELRQSDVALQLAEAVWPIAYSRGRWTHASVIFDLMGEIAAHANRDIQLAQARCYQARVNMRLGRLDQASAQVETARELEGIIALPELSAVVLETHGLLLDQCGESRAAVESMRRVLDLHRELGRARGFVLQTCQLADIRIRLGQHEEARAELDQAEALARAHKDTDPHDWTLRLARIEVTRAESHLAVGDADAAEPHAERARLLCQRRRGEPVREVRALRALEEVARQRGETENVRVYQERQRRIFEHYHMDAHTRELDDRTR; from the coding sequence GTGGCGGAGGAGAATCGCAACGAGCTCTCGGGCGCGGCGCGGGACGTGGTGCAGACGGGGCCGGTCAAGAACCTCACGGTCAACCTGAATGAGGTGCCGCGGCCCGAGTCGGTTCGGATACTGCCACAGCCAGACCCCAAGTACGCCAACCGGACCCGGGAGCTCGCCGCGTGCGCCGCGTACGTCGATGCGTTCCGGGCGAGTCACGGTGGCGGCCTGGTCCTCGTCCAGGGCGCGGCCGACATCGGAAAATCCGCGTTCCTCCGTGAGGCCGCGCATCGTCACGCCGACGACTTCAGCGATGTCGTGCATCTCGCGCTCTCCAGGTTCCGCGACGACGCGGGCGACACCGACTACGACGCGGCGTTGGACAGTGTGCTGCGTGGCCTCGGAGTCCCGAGTGAGGAGCGCTCTCGATCCCGGACGCGGTCCGCCCCGCGTCCACTCGCCGCACTGTCCCGCGCCGGGCAGGCCCGCACCATCCTGCTGACCGTCGACGACGTCGTCGACTACGGCGAGCTGCGGCTCCTCACCCGCACCCCCGACGCCACCGTGCGACTGGTGGTGATTGCCGCCTGTGCCGCCGAGTTCTCCGGTACAGAGGAGGCCCACGCCGCTGGAGCGGACATCGTCCTTCTCGAGGAGTTCGCCGAACCCGACTCCATGGAACTCCTGCGTTCCTTCCCGGATGTGAGCGCCAAACTCGACCGCGCCGACGCCGGGCACGCCGCCGATCTGATCGCGCTGTGCCAGGGGCTGCCCTCGGTCCTTCGGATGGTGGCGGCACACCTGGCCACGCAGCCAACGCTGGGGGTAGAGGAGTTCGTCGCGGCCGCGGACGCGGAGATGTTCCGGGACCCCGCCCTCGTCCCGGCGGAGGCGGTGGTGCGGCTGGGCGTGGGCGGGCTCGATCCCGATCAGGTCGAGGTACTGAGCCAACTGGCCGCCTACCCGGGGCGCTTCAAGCCGCCGGAAATCGCCGCCCTGGTCGGGGAGGGGAGCTCTGCCGCGGTGGACGCACTGGTCCGCGCCGACCTCGTCCGTCCCACGGGTGAGGGGAACGACGTGGAGATGGTGGAGCTCGTTCAAGCCCACGCCCGGCTGTTGCTCAAGAAATCGTCGCACGACCGAATCGAACGGGCCAATAAGGCCGTCGTCCAGTTCGCCAACGTCACCCACCGCGAAGCCGATCGACGGATCGGCGGCGACCGGCTGCGCTTCGGCCACCTTCTGGACGCGACGAAGCTGACCATCCCCACCGCGAACCACCGGTTACCGTTCGGCACCGCCACCGAGGCCGCCGCGTGGCAGGACCAGCACCTCGCGCAGGTGCCCACGGTGATGCGTATGGCGGAGGAGGAACTCCGCCAATCCGACGTCGCCCTCCAACTCGCGGAGGCGGTGTGGCCGATCGCCTACTCGCGCGGCCGGTGGACCCACGCGAGCGTCATCTTCGACCTCATGGGCGAGATCGCGGCACATGCCAACCGGGATATCCAGTTGGCCCAGGCCCGCTGCTACCAGGCACGCGTCAATATGCGTCTCGGGAGGCTGGACCAGGCGTCCGCGCAGGTCGAGACGGCGCGGGAGCTCGAGGGGATCATCGCTCTCCCCGAACTCAGCGCGGTGGTCCTGGAGACCCACGGCCTGCTCTTGGACCAGTGTGGCGAATCGCGGGCCGCGGTCGAGTCGATGCGTCGCGTCCTGGATCTGCACCGAGAACTGGGCCGGGCCCGGGGGTTCGTGCTGCAGACCTGCCAGCTCGCCGACATCCGGATCCGTCTGGGTCAGCACGAGGAGGCCCGAGCGGAACTGGACCAGGCCGAGGCCCTCGCGCGAGCCCACAAGGACACGGACCCCCACGACTGGACCTTGCGCCTGGCCCGGATCGAGGTGACCCGTGCCGAGTCCCACCTCGCCGTCGGCGACGCCGACGCGGCCGAGCCACACGCCGAGCGGGCCCGGCTCTTGTGCCAACGGCGAAGGGGGGAACCCGTCCGCGAGGTCCGCGCCTTGCGCGCGCTCGAGGAGGTCGCCCGCCAACGCGGCGAAACCGAGAACGTCCGCGTCTATCAGGAACGCCAACGACGCATCTTCGAGCATTACCACATGGATGCCCACACCCGCGAGCTCGACGACCGGACGCGATAG
- a CDS encoding enoyl-CoA hydratase/isomerase family protein yields the protein MTALTRLEIDGHVATLFLDSPPLNIITTEMRPEILAALDTVRSTPEVRALVVTGAGDRAFCAGADLNEEAELTPATVREFLEADRQLFDGLTYLPIPVIAAINGHCMGGGLELALSCDLRVTAENAKHRAAGVRMGLVVSTTRMTHIAGPAVAKDLILTGRTFTGEEALRLGLANRAVPDDEVLARATELAREIASRAPLAVRRAKTAIAEAEEMEFDEAMAREFDHFAELSASTDHKEAIQAFFERRPPEFVGE from the coding sequence ATGACAGCGCTCACCCGCCTCGAGATCGACGGCCACGTCGCGACCCTGTTCCTCGACAGCCCACCGCTGAACATCATCACCACAGAGATGCGGCCGGAGATCCTCGCGGCCCTGGACACCGTGCGCTCCACCCCCGAGGTTCGGGCGTTGGTCGTCACCGGGGCGGGAGACCGCGCCTTCTGCGCCGGGGCGGACCTGAACGAGGAGGCCGAGCTGACCCCGGCCACGGTCCGGGAGTTCCTCGAGGCCGACCGCCAACTGTTCGACGGACTCACCTACCTGCCGATCCCGGTCATCGCCGCGATCAACGGGCACTGCATGGGGGGTGGTCTCGAGCTCGCGTTGTCCTGCGACCTGCGGGTCACCGCGGAGAACGCCAAGCACCGGGCGGCAGGCGTCCGGATGGGCCTCGTCGTCAGCACGACGCGTATGACGCACATCGCCGGTCCCGCGGTCGCCAAGGACCTGATCCTCACCGGACGCACCTTCACCGGCGAGGAGGCGCTTCGTCTGGGGCTCGCCAACCGCGCGGTCCCCGACGACGAGGTCCTCGCCCGCGCGACGGAGCTCGCCCGAGAGATCGCCTCCCGGGCGCCGCTGGCCGTCCGACGCGCCAAGACCGCCATCGCCGAGGCCGAGGAGATGGAGTTCGACGAGGCCATGGCGCGGGAGTTCGACCACTTCGCGGAGCTGTCGGCCTCGACCGACCACAAGGAGGCCATCCAGGCGTTCTTCGAGCGACGGCCGCCGGAGTTCGTCGGCGAGTAG
- a CDS encoding PTS ascorbate transporter subunit IIC, which translates to MEALHFFVALIQVPAIIVGLIALVGLVVQRKPLGDTVAGTIKTVLSMLIIAGGITVLTTALGPIQLMFENSLPTGGIQTFVTFDEGVVSAVQTENVANIGMLIGLTLLFGYAFHLFLARVTKARFVYLTGHMIWVHAGAFAILFHSLGFGPVATVVLASLLDGAYMTFAPAIAQPFMRKITGRDDIAFGHGQTLLNVLGALVGRAIGNPKKSTEDIKVPEKLNFFRDIAVSTSIVMTIVAFAAAIAALIQLGTTGFAEEISDGENWAVFTLLAALGFTAGMLILLYGVRMLIAEIVPAFEGIARKLIPNAKPALDVPVIFAFAPNALIIGLIAGVLGQLAGMALLAGIGWPVPIPSMIAAFFACGAAAIFGNATGGRVGAWAGGFLWGFLGWILISYAYKFEIFGDLTAMGALGLGFTVPDAIVPAIVLDGVARIFGAGGGIAAAALTVAAVAAATVTAIVWKPKSTETAETAEPAVESAESDAGASTEESAEKSISKDD; encoded by the coding sequence ATGGAAGCCCTGCACTTCTTCGTCGCGCTGATCCAGGTCCCAGCGATCATCGTTGGCCTCATCGCGCTCGTCGGCCTGGTCGTCCAACGCAAGCCGCTCGGTGACACGGTGGCGGGCACCATCAAGACGGTGCTGAGCATGCTCATCATCGCCGGTGGTATCACCGTCCTCACCACGGCGCTGGGCCCCATCCAGCTCATGTTCGAGAACTCCCTGCCCACCGGCGGGATCCAGACCTTCGTCACCTTCGACGAGGGCGTGGTCAGCGCGGTCCAGACCGAGAACGTCGCCAACATCGGCATGCTCATCGGCCTCACCCTGCTCTTCGGCTACGCCTTCCACCTGTTCCTCGCCCGTGTCACCAAGGCCCGTTTCGTGTACCTGACCGGGCACATGATCTGGGTGCACGCCGGCGCCTTCGCCATCCTGTTCCACAGCCTCGGGTTCGGACCCGTCGCCACAGTGGTCCTCGCGTCCCTGCTGGACGGCGCGTACATGACGTTCGCCCCGGCCATCGCCCAACCGTTCATGCGCAAGATCACCGGGCGGGACGACATCGCGTTCGGCCACGGCCAGACCCTGCTGAACGTCCTGGGAGCCCTGGTGGGGCGCGCGATCGGCAACCCGAAGAAGTCGACCGAGGACATCAAGGTCCCCGAGAAGCTCAACTTCTTCCGGGACATCGCGGTCTCGACCAGCATCGTGATGACCATCGTGGCCTTCGCCGCGGCGATCGCGGCCCTCATCCAGCTCGGCACCACCGGGTTCGCCGAGGAGATCTCCGACGGGGAGAACTGGGCCGTCTTCACGCTCCTCGCCGCGCTCGGGTTCACGGCCGGCATGCTCATCCTGCTCTACGGGGTGCGCATGCTCATCGCGGAGATCGTCCCCGCCTTCGAGGGGATCGCCCGCAAGCTCATCCCGAACGCCAAGCCCGCCCTGGACGTCCCGGTCATCTTCGCCTTCGCACCCAACGCGCTCATCATCGGTCTGATCGCCGGTGTCCTCGGCCAGTTGGCGGGTATGGCGCTCCTCGCCGGGATCGGCTGGCCCGTTCCCATCCCGAGCATGATCGCGGCGTTCTTCGCCTGCGGCGCGGCGGCCATCTTCGGTAACGCCACCGGTGGACGCGTCGGCGCCTGGGCGGGCGGGTTCCTGTGGGGCTTCCTCGGATGGATCCTCATCAGTTACGCCTACAAGTTCGAGATCTTCGGGGACCTCACCGCGATGGGCGCCCTGGGCCTCGGATTCACCGTGCCCGACGCCATCGTCCCCGCCATCGTCCTGGACGGTGTGGCGCGCATCTTCGGCGCCGGCGGGGGAATCGCGGCAGCCGCGCTGACCGTCGCCGCGGTCGCGGCCGCTACCGTGACGGCCATCGTGTGGAAGCCGAAGTCCACCGAAACGGCCGAGACGGCGGAACCGGCCGTGGAGTCAGCGGAGTCAGACGCCGGAGCCTCGACAGAGGAGTCGGCCGAGAAGTCGATCAGTAAGGACGACTAG
- a CDS encoding PTS sugar transporter subunit IIB: MRIVTVCGMGLGTSMMLAMNVRGVLADEGISANVEPVDLGSFKTMPADVVIAPREMERQVTGTSAAVVLIDNLVDKDEIKSKTLQTVRSLQG; the protein is encoded by the coding sequence ATGCGGATTGTGACCGTGTGCGGCATGGGACTCGGCACCAGCATGATGCTCGCGATGAACGTCCGCGGGGTCCTCGCCGACGAAGGCATCAGCGCCAACGTCGAACCCGTCGACCTCGGCTCGTTCAAGACCATGCCCGCCGACGTCGTGATCGCTCCTCGGGAGATGGAGCGGCAGGTCACCGGAACCAGCGCGGCAGTCGTCCTCATCGACAACCTGGTGGACAAGGACGAGATCAAGTCCAAGACCCTACAGACCGTGCGCTCACTCCAGGGGTAG
- a CDS encoding alpha/beta hydrolase family protein, producing the protein MTSVPGRDTVAHIPTRGGATLSGRWFWPTGTPRGAVLIAPAMATPARFYSSLASWLAENGYTTLTFDYEGFGDSRVGPLREVSADLNQWMTDADDALSHLAAETDGLPLTWIGHSLGGQIMAFADHTRVSRAITIAVGSGYWKLLPPRIRRWTPLMLAVVAPVTTRVLGYYPGSRLGLGNDLPAPAMRQWCEWLADPDYVVGAMGAKDRFGGVRLPITALSFTDDELISPRGVDALHGWFVNGDVTRVNYAPDELGVSRLGHFGLFRSRNRELWPDLFLRHLPEA; encoded by the coding sequence GTGACATCGGTCCCCGGGCGCGACACGGTCGCGCACATCCCCACCAGGGGTGGCGCCACGCTCAGTGGGCGCTGGTTTTGGCCCACGGGGACGCCTCGGGGCGCGGTGTTGATCGCGCCCGCGATGGCGACGCCGGCACGGTTCTACTCGTCCCTCGCGTCCTGGCTCGCCGAGAACGGGTACACCACCCTCACCTTCGACTACGAGGGCTTCGGTGACTCGCGCGTCGGCCCCCTGCGGGAGGTCAGCGCCGACCTCAACCAGTGGATGACCGACGCCGACGACGCCCTGTCCCACCTCGCCGCCGAGACCGACGGGCTGCCGCTGACCTGGATCGGGCACAGCCTCGGCGGGCAGATCATGGCGTTCGCCGACCACACGCGGGTCTCCCGGGCCATCACCATCGCGGTGGGCAGCGGATACTGGAAACTCCTCCCGCCACGGATCCGCCGGTGGACCCCACTGATGCTGGCCGTGGTGGCCCCGGTCACCACACGGGTACTGGGCTATTACCCCGGGTCCCGGCTCGGGTTGGGCAACGACCTGCCGGCCCCGGCGATGCGTCAGTGGTGCGAGTGGTTGGCGGATCCCGACTATGTCGTGGGCGCCATGGGGGCCAAGGACCGCTTCGGTGGCGTCAGGCTCCCCATCACCGCGCTGTCGTTCACCGACGACGAGCTGATCTCCCCGCGTGGGGTCGACGCGTTGCACGGTTGGTTCGTCAACGGCGATGTGACCAGGGTGAACTACGCGCCCGACGAGCTCGGTGTTTCGCGCCTGGGGCACTTCGGCCTGTTCCGCTCGCGCAACCGCGAGCTGTGGCCAGACCTGTTCCTGCGCCACCTCCCCGAGGCCTGA
- a CDS encoding ATP-binding protein: MSPDEQQRRFPGVAFGVRLARRWLTDQLDEGGVEPELCSNAVQVLAELAANAAEHTRSGLPGGTFHVRLRVGNTKLRLEVTDQGSDETAPVARRAGPFATSGHGLEIVNALSSQWWTKSHDDGRTVFAEVPHTPDTPPPGFSASVHAGAV; encoded by the coding sequence ATGAGCCCAGACGAACAGCAACGTCGATTCCCAGGAGTCGCGTTCGGGGTGCGCCTCGCGCGGCGATGGCTCACCGACCAGTTGGACGAGGGCGGTGTCGAACCCGAACTCTGCTCCAACGCCGTCCAGGTCCTGGCCGAACTCGCCGCCAACGCCGCCGAGCACACCCGCAGCGGGCTGCCCGGGGGAACGTTCCACGTCCGACTGAGGGTCGGCAACACCAAACTACGCCTCGAGGTCACCGACCAAGGCAGCGACGAGACCGCCCCGGTCGCCCGCCGGGCCGGCCCCTTCGCCACATCCGGCCACGGGCTGGAGATCGTCAACGCGTTGAGCAGCCAGTGGTGGACCAAGAGCCACGACGACGGACGCACCGTCTTCGCCGAGGTGCCACACACGCCCGACACGCCGCCACCAGGCTTCTCCGCCTCGGTACACGCCGGAGCGGTGTGA
- a CDS encoding translation initiation factor IF-2: MGTSAHPFRTGTMDHHVLAVARSVPAASRLLDVIPLLDSETTKVSYTIPPGSVSERGVERVLREAGVDHITPWAEARRARYGLAMAASPKGGLHRLRARRLLLMPHGAGHNRLVNKRPGDLVVASGLSPRQLTRWGLFGRRIIPSALALPHSEQWRRLHAEDPDLAARVTIVGDPCYDRIQAHQGRRERYRSLLGVGPEQRLVVLSSTWNKESLLGDQREIIRELIATLPTDDYQFALIAHPNVWATEGADQVHRWFTDEKASGMRIVPPEEGWRAALIAADLVVGDHGSVTYYASAIGRPVLLAAFDGDELDSASPLLTYRDMVPSLDPAEPLPPQVLQALKQAPPDATRLLIEHPGSSAERLRDVIYTLLETSPPDDSYFAELPDPPAFAPRPTGWRVDADIDVTVPQMDLRRYPPQSSTPDHTHRRSLVLDREDASHRWQAAEGWSNRTPTEEHPAAEWLVHILRENRRATVAVADTTLGHSLVLDREGRYQRVHSEGLDAAQIAAAAAAWRKERHPWTSWEHGLAVTIGPQKSRLRSTPPPPNLPIFRG; the protein is encoded by the coding sequence GTGGGCACATCGGCACACCCGTTCCGGACGGGAACGATGGACCACCACGTGCTCGCGGTGGCGCGCAGCGTTCCGGCGGCGAGTCGCCTGCTGGATGTGATCCCGCTCCTGGACAGCGAGACGACCAAGGTCTCCTACACGATCCCTCCGGGGTCGGTGTCCGAGCGCGGAGTGGAGCGGGTCCTGCGAGAAGCGGGAGTCGATCACATCACGCCGTGGGCCGAAGCGCGGCGCGCGCGGTACGGACTCGCCATGGCCGCGAGCCCCAAGGGAGGACTGCACCGGCTCCGCGCCAGACGGCTGCTGCTCATGCCGCACGGCGCCGGGCACAACCGGCTCGTCAACAAGCGTCCCGGCGATCTCGTCGTGGCCTCGGGCCTGTCCCCGCGCCAATTGACCCGATGGGGGCTCTTCGGTCGCCGGATCATCCCCTCGGCGCTGGCCCTGCCGCACTCCGAGCAGTGGCGCCGGCTCCACGCGGAGGACCCCGACCTCGCGGCCCGCGTGACCATCGTCGGGGATCCGTGCTACGACCGGATCCAGGCACACCAGGGCCGACGCGAACGCTACCGTAGCCTCCTCGGAGTCGGCCCCGAGCAGCGACTCGTCGTGCTGTCCTCCACGTGGAACAAGGAGTCCCTGCTGGGCGACCAACGCGAGATCATACGCGAGCTCATCGCCACACTCCCCACCGACGACTACCAGTTCGCGCTGATCGCGCACCCCAACGTGTGGGCCACCGAGGGGGCCGACCAGGTGCACCGGTGGTTCACGGACGAGAAGGCATCGGGTATGCGTATCGTCCCGCCGGAGGAAGGCTGGCGTGCCGCCCTGATCGCCGCCGACCTGGTGGTCGGGGACCACGGCTCGGTCACCTACTACGCTTCAGCGATCGGTCGACCCGTCCTCCTCGCGGCGTTCGACGGCGACGAACTCGACAGTGCTTCACCCCTGCTCACCTACCGCGACATGGTGCCCTCACTCGACCCCGCGGAGCCGTTGCCGCCACAGGTACTCCAGGCCCTCAAACAAGCCCCGCCGGACGCTACGCGTCTGTTGATCGAGCACCCTGGATCGTCAGCGGAACGCCTGCGGGACGTCATCTACACCCTGCTCGAGACCTCCCCACCCGACGATTCGTACTTCGCGGAGCTCCCCGACCCGCCTGCGTTCGCCCCGAGACCCACCGGCTGGCGTGTCGACGCCGACATCGACGTCACGGTCCCCCAGATGGACCTACGCCGATACCCACCGCAGTCCAGTACTCCCGACCACACACACCGCCGGAGCTTGGTCCTTGACCGCGAGGACGCCTCACACCGGTGGCAGGCCGCCGAGGGCTGGTCCAACCGCACCCCGACCGAAGAGCACCCCGCGGCGGAGTGGCTCGTCCACATCCTCCGGGAAAACCGCCGCGCCACCGTCGCCGTCGCGGACACGACCCTCGGCCACTCTCTCGTCCTGGACCGTGAGGGGCGGTACCAACGCGTCCACTCTGAGGGGTTGGACGCGGCGCAGATCGCCGCCGCCGCGGCCGCATGGCGCAAGGAACGCCACCCCTGGACCTCCTGGGAACACGGCCTCGCCGTCACCATCGGCCCCCAGAAATCGCGGCTGAGGAGCACCCCCCCCCCGCCCAATTTGCCGATTTTCCGCGGATGA
- a CDS encoding aldo/keto reductase yields the protein MEHVRLGSSGLKVSRLCLGMMSFGTSGREWRVSEDEGNAIIRAYTDAGGTFFDTADGYNNGTSEEVTGRLLRDLFPRRDDYVLATKVYFPTGEGPNDRGLSRKHIMDSIDSSLRRLGTDFVDLYQIHRFDHETPIEETMEALNDVVRAGKARYLGASSMYAWEFAKAQFTADLGGWTRFVSMQNHYNLLYREEEREMQPFCLDQGVGTLPWSPLARGLLARPRGGDATARATTDPLINTIYPDPNPGVIDAVNEVAADRGVPPARVALAWILRNPAVTAPIVGATRRGHVTDAVAATTLTLTDTEVARLEAPYAPAPVRGH from the coding sequence ATGGAACACGTGCGACTTGGATCCAGCGGCCTGAAGGTTTCCCGCCTGTGCCTGGGCATGATGAGCTTCGGAACGTCCGGGCGCGAGTGGAGGGTCAGCGAGGACGAGGGTAACGCCATCATTCGCGCCTACACCGACGCCGGCGGCACCTTCTTCGACACCGCCGACGGCTACAACAACGGCACGAGCGAGGAGGTCACCGGGCGGCTCCTCCGCGACCTGTTCCCCCGCCGGGACGACTACGTCCTCGCGACGAAGGTCTACTTTCCGACGGGCGAGGGTCCGAACGACCGCGGACTGTCCCGCAAGCACATCATGGACTCGATCGACTCCTCCCTGCGGCGCCTGGGCACGGACTTCGTGGACCTCTACCAGATCCACCGCTTCGACCACGAGACGCCCATCGAGGAGACGATGGAGGCGCTGAACGACGTGGTGCGAGCGGGGAAGGCACGCTACCTCGGCGCTTCGTCGATGTACGCGTGGGAGTTCGCGAAGGCCCAGTTCACGGCGGATCTCGGCGGGTGGACCCGCTTTGTCTCCATGCAGAACCACTACAACCTGCTCTACCGGGAGGAGGAGCGGGAGATGCAGCCGTTCTGCCTGGACCAGGGCGTCGGCACGCTGCCGTGGAGCCCCCTGGCCCGGGGACTGCTCGCCCGTCCCCGCGGCGGGGACGCGACCGCGCGGGCCACCACCGACCCGCTCATCAACACCATCTACCCCGACCCCAACCCGGGGGTGATCGACGCGGTGAACGAGGTCGCGGCCGATCGAGGCGTTCCGCCGGCGCGGGTCGCGCTGGCGTGGATCCTGCGCAATCCGGCGGTGACCGCGCCGATCGTGGGGGCGACCCGTCGGGGCCACGTCACCGACGCCGTGGCGGCCACGACACTCACCCTCACCGACACCGAGGTGGCGCGCTTGGAGGCCCCCTACGCTCCGGCACCCGTGCGTGGGCACTGA
- a CDS encoding alpha/beta hydrolase family protein, translating to MRHARVDMSQWMADADDALTHLAAETEGAPLTWLGHSLGGKFLPFADHTRLTKAITVVAGSAYWRMLPTRIRWLTPPVLTVAAPIAMRALGYCPGAWLGLGNDIPAPAMRQWSRWCFDPDYMVGGMGGQERAAAVRVPITAVSFSDDEMITREGCESVHRWFVNSDVTRLHYTPEELGVSRLGHFGLFRSRNRELWDAMFLPHLPAE from the coding sequence ATGCGCCACGCACGCGTCGACATGAGCCAGTGGATGGCCGACGCCGACGATGCCCTGACCCACCTCGCGGCGGAGACCGAAGGGGCGCCGCTGACCTGGCTGGGCCACAGCCTGGGTGGCAAGTTCCTGCCCTTCGCCGACCACACCCGACTCACCAAGGCGATCACCGTCGTGGCGGGCAGTGCCTACTGGCGGATGCTTCCCACCCGGATCCGGTGGCTGACCCCGCCGGTGCTCACCGTCGCCGCGCCGATCGCCATGCGTGCCCTGGGCTACTGTCCCGGAGCCTGGCTCGGCCTGGGCAACGACATCCCGGCCCCGGCGATGCGTCAGTGGTCCCGCTGGTGCTTCGACCCCGACTACATGGTGGGCGGTATGGGCGGTCAAGAGCGCGCCGCGGCCGTCCGCGTCCCCATCACCGCCGTGTCCTTCAGCGACGACGAGATGATCACCCGCGAGGGATGCGAGTCAGTACACCGCTGGTTCGTCAACAGCGACGTGACCCGGCTGCACTACACACCCGAGGAGCTCGGTGTGTCCCGACTCGGGCACTTCGGCCTCTTCCGGTCCCGTAACCGTGAGCTGTGGGACGCCATGTTCCTGCCCCACCTGCCCGCGGAGTAG
- a CDS encoding VOC family protein → MIGRLNSVVFEARDPYALARFYSELLGYPITRVDGDPPDCWVDISEPAGRRLSFQFAPDHEPPVWPDSASPMQIHLDIEVDDIDAAEAAVLSMGASRLPWDSDREVEQGLRDPGPSGFRVYADPSGHPFCLVWENLVV, encoded by the coding sequence GTGATCGGACGTTTGAACTCCGTCGTGTTCGAGGCACGAGACCCCTACGCGCTGGCGCGGTTCTACTCCGAACTCCTCGGGTATCCCATCACCCGCGTGGACGGCGATCCCCCGGACTGCTGGGTGGACATCAGCGAACCGGCGGGGCGACGGCTCAGCTTCCAGTTCGCGCCCGACCACGAGCCCCCCGTCTGGCCCGACTCCGCGTCGCCCATGCAGATACACCTGGACATCGAGGTCGACGACATCGACGCGGCGGAGGCGGCGGTCCTCAGCATGGGCGCGAGTCGGCTCCCCTGGGACTCCGACCGCGAGGTGGAGCAGGGGCTTCGCGACCCCGGCCCGTCCGGCTTCCGGGTCTACGCCGACCCGAGCGGTCACCCCTTCTGCCTGGTCTGGGAGAACCTCGTGGTCTGA